The Palaemon carinicauda isolate YSFRI2023 chromosome 37, ASM3689809v2, whole genome shotgun sequence genome contains a region encoding:
- the LOC137629163 gene encoding carbohydrate sulfotransferase 9-like, translated as MAKVKALLSITFLGLISSLWIFQNSFRYDKSDSFLKGNVHWILKRIGSRSQDNGRVQASSQTTSWKDGWKLWKEEQENRQNVLKEVCGRSGLTQEELQDILMLRSQVFLQNLLVDDKRKAIYCFIFKVASSNWKKLWMALTGLADVKNFTSVPLKLAHESTSRMKLVTNTKIEYLQTKLQTYTKLIVVRNPFHRIASAYRDKIQGDFGATFTQKEVLPYVMKRKYGANLTNIEWTEFVDFLTFGKGQNREHHWKSYTSLCHPCAINYDVIAKFETLEEDSERFLRLINAPEDLHFPNTSRTARRIDSALWKDYQKQLTKKQVDALYKAYQKDFQMFEYD; from the exons ATGGCGAAGGTCAAAGCCCTTCTCAGCATAACTTTCCTTGGACTTATTTCTTCACTTTG gatttttcaaAATAGCTTCCGGTATGACAAAAGTGACTCCTTTCTTAAAG GAAACGTGCATTGGATTCTCAAGCGAATTGGTAGTAGATCACAAGACAATGGTCGTGTGCAAGCTTCCAGTCAAACCACTTCCTGGAAGGATGGCTGGAAGTTATGGAAAGAAGAACAGGAGAACCGTCAGAATGTCCTTAAAGAAGTGTGTGGAAGGTCTGGCTTAACCCAAGAGGAGTTACAAGACATTCTGATGCTTCGATCGCAAGTCTTTCTCCAAAACCTTCTGGTCGATGACAAGAGAAAAgctatttattgttttatattcaaG GTAGCATCTAGCAATTGGAAGAAACTCTGGATGGCCTTAACTGGATTGGCTGATGTCAAAAACTTCACTTCGGTGCCTCTGAAGCTCGCTCATGAATCTACGTCAAGAATGAAGCTTGTGACAAACACAAAA ATTGAATACTTGCAAACCAAACTGCAAACGTACACCAAACTCATCGTCGTTCGGAATCCCTTCCATAGAATCGCCTCTGCCTACAGAGACAAAATCCAGGGCGACTTCGGAGCGACATTCACGCAAAAGGAGGTTCTCCCATACGTCATGAAACGGAAATATGGAGCCAATCTAACCAACATAGAGTGGACTGAATTTGTAGATTTCCTCACGTTCGGAAAAGGACAGAACCGCGAACACCACTGGAAGTCTTACACGTCTCTGTGTCATCCTTGCGCTATTAACTACGACGTCATAGCCAAATTCGAGACCCTCGAAGAGGATTCAGAAAGGTTCTTGAGACTCATAAATGCTCCAGAAGATCTGCATTTTCCAAATACATCGAGAACTGCCAGGAGGATTGACAGCGCCTTATGGAAGGATTACCAGAAACAACTTACCAAGAAGCAGGTTGATGCTTTGTATAAGGCATATCAAAAAGATTTCCAGATGTTTGAATATGATTag